The following coding sequences lie in one Maniola jurtina chromosome 11, ilManJurt1.1, whole genome shotgun sequence genomic window:
- the LOC123869571 gene encoding uncharacterized protein LOC123869571 produces the protein MGSVWHVRAFVLALLLLCEEYTVTSLELLELRVPAHVPLGTRPSLSCRWQLGPSDVLYSVKWYKDGKEFFRHVPRDVEPRRKFLLPGVDVENSSPNGSNVTLYPAVLETGGRYRCEVSGERPLFPTVSDHADMTIVALPATGPIITGSRLRYQIGDRVQVNCTSGRSRPATRLTWYINGEPAPSGAVLPPEHFQHDDGLETTTLGLDFKVKSKHFRKGDLKLKCLATIATVYWRSNEESVQGEKLKGYARSRELLEGTSRADRVQATGQSAECRATLPSILILLVHYSTVLRRF, from the exons AGTACACGGTGACGAGCCTAGAACTGCTAGAGCTGCGGGTGCCAGCACATGTGCCTCTAGGGACACGGCCGTCCCTGTCCTGTCGCTGGCAGCTGGGCCCCAGTGACGTGCTGTACTCGGTCAAGTGGTACAAGGATGGAAAGGAGTTCTTCAGGCATGTTCCAAGAGACGTTGAACCGAGAAGAAAGTTTTTACTGCCTGGAGTTGATGTAGAG AACTCAAGTCCTAACGGCTCGAATGTAACACTTTACCCGGCTGTCCTGGAGACAGGCGGACGGTACCGCTGCGAGGTGTCCGGTGAGCGACCACTGTTCCCCACCGTCTCCGACCACGCGGATATGACTATAGTTG CTTTGCCTGCAACGGGGCCGATTATAACAGGCTCCCGTCTGCGGTACCAGATAGGGGACAGAGTGCAAGTCAACTGTACATCGGGTCGATCGCGACCCGCCACCAGGCTGACGTGGTATATTAACGGGGAGCCTGCGCCCTCCGGTGCAGTCTTACCCCCAGAACACTTCCAACATGACGATGGCCTCGAGACAACTACTCTTGGCCTCGACTTCAAAGTTAAATCTAAACATTTTAGAAAAGGAGATCTTAAGTTAAAA TGCCTCGCAACCATCGCCACAGTTTATTGGCGAAGCAACGAAGAGAGCGTGCAGGGCGAAAAACTGAAAGGATACGCGCGTTCACGAGAATTGCTTGAAGGAACATCGCGCGCCGATCGCGTGCAGGCCACTGGACAGTCGGCCGAGTGTCGCGCGACATTGCCTTCAATACTAATTCTACTAGTACATTACTCAACAGTACTCCGTAGATTCTAA